From a single Methanofollis sp. W23 genomic region:
- a CDS encoding 4Fe-4S binding protein: MTRNQPIYKRGGVITERNPDFCAVRLRIPAGVLDAEKLAGIGKIAKKYSDGEVHLTTRQTVEIPHIDPDHLEEVAHDLKENGTPLGSEYDEIVNIIACPGTEGCKYSNIETYGLAKRIDEKVFGREMPIRVRISLSGCPNACTSPVLNEIGIVGRIRPLRIEGMCTGCGTCARYCKEAAIIIKNGISELIPEKCVQCGICIYSCPFDLLKSEYRHYLITIGGRRGRHPNPGRELITVESEDEVVAVIEQVVTWIYRKAWSGRHLADQLDELDFESFRTELQAKFNGDTSK, from the coding sequence ATGACCAGAAATCAACCGATATACAAAAGGGGCGGCGTGATCACCGAACGCAACCCTGATTTCTGCGCGGTGCGACTCAGGATCCCGGCAGGAGTTCTGGATGCCGAGAAACTCGCCGGTATCGGTAAGATCGCAAAAAAATACAGTGACGGAGAGGTCCACCTCACTACCCGCCAGACCGTGGAGATCCCGCACATCGACCCCGACCACCTGGAAGAGGTCGCCCATGACCTGAAGGAGAACGGGACCCCTCTGGGATCAGAGTATGACGAGATCGTCAATATCATCGCCTGCCCGGGTACCGAGGGGTGCAAATACTCCAATATCGAGACCTATGGTCTGGCAAAACGGATCGACGAGAAGGTCTTCGGACGCGAGATGCCGATCAGGGTGCGCATCTCCCTCTCAGGATGTCCCAACGCCTGCACAAGCCCGGTCCTCAACGAGATCGGGATCGTCGGACGGATCCGCCCGCTCAGGATCGAAGGGATGTGCACCGGGTGCGGGACCTGTGCCAGGTACTGCAAAGAAGCCGCGATCATCATCAAGAACGGGATCTCAGAACTGATCCCTGAAAAATGTGTCCAGTGTGGGATCTGTATCTATTCGTGTCCTTTCGACCTCCTGAAGTCAGAGTACCGTCACTACCTTATCACTATCGGCGGACGGCGCGGGCGGCACCCCAACCCTGGCCGAGAACTCATCACCGTCGAGAGCGAGGACGAGGTCGTTGCGGTCATCGAACAGGTGGTCACCTGGATCTACCGGAAGGCGTGGAGCGGGCGGCACCTGGCCGACCAGCTCGACGAACTCGACTTCGAATCCTTCCGCACAGAATTACAGGCAAAATTCAACGGCGATACATCGAAGTAA
- the cobS gene encoding adenosylcobinamide-GDP ribazoletransferase has translation MALDALRALLQFCTILPLGRPADFDAFARYTWLYPLAGYVIGGIAAGVAFLLGNHAAVAAVAAIATAIIVSGANHFDGLLDLGDGLMAHGSREKRVTALTDRQIGAGGVACGLLTTLIAVEGLSAAWSVPFVVLTAEVCAKLAMAWITTLGAPFHDGIHAYLHSFAKKRFVIYALLLVLPLFLLPLGPALIGRALLVTALVAVLLVCLATHLFGGVNGDVAGASNEITRAAVALALAL, from the coding sequence ATGGCTCTTGACGCCCTCAGGGCACTCCTCCAGTTCTGCACCATCCTCCCCCTCGGACGACCCGCAGACTTCGACGCCTTTGCCAGGTACACCTGGCTCTACCCCCTCGCGGGGTATGTGATCGGCGGGATTGCCGCAGGCGTCGCGTTTCTCCTTGGAAATCATGCCGCCGTCGCCGCGGTTGCCGCCATTGCCACCGCGATCATCGTCTCAGGAGCCAACCACTTCGACGGCCTCCTCGACCTCGGCGACGGCCTGATGGCCCATGGGAGCCGAGAGAAACGGGTCACCGCCCTCACCGACCGGCAGATCGGCGCGGGAGGAGTAGCATGTGGACTCCTCACCACCCTCATCGCGGTCGAAGGACTTTCCGCCGCCTGGTCGGTCCCCTTTGTCGTCCTCACCGCAGAGGTCTGCGCAAAACTTGCGATGGCCTGGATCACCACGCTCGGCGCTCCTTTCCACGACGGGATCCACGCCTATCTCCATAGCTTTGCAAAGAAACGCTTTGTCATCTACGCCCTTCTCCTGGTCCTCCCCCTCTTCCTCCTCCCCCTCGGCCCGGCCCTCATCGGCAGAGCACTCCTCGTGACCGCTCTCGTTGCGGTCCTCCTCGTCTGCCTGGCTACCCATCTTTTCGGAGGAGTTAACGGCGATGTCGCAGGGGCGTCCAATGAGATCACACGTGCGGCCGTCGCCCTTGCCCTTGCCCTATGA
- a CDS encoding phosphatidylglycerophosphatase A translates to MFEIEARLKTKGITTEAIVDAGMGLYVSHGMSPDEARGRLEKKILTSYQDPNVSSLLLGAILLEEELYENRNDSEIADDPVFLLSDEIIGMAIAEIIGGTYARFEFTRYDQNKPGILGELGPFLDDAVAGLIAGNTSRLYSESFAPGDGE, encoded by the coding sequence ATGTTTGAGATCGAAGCGCGGCTCAAAACAAAAGGGATCACCACCGAAGCCATTGTCGACGCCGGGATGGGGCTCTATGTCTCCCACGGGATGAGCCCCGACGAGGCGAGGGGACGCCTTGAGAAGAAGATCCTGACGTCATACCAGGACCCGAACGTTTCCTCTCTCCTCCTCGGCGCCATTCTCCTCGAAGAAGAACTCTATGAGAACCGGAACGACTCCGAGATCGCCGACGATCCTGTCTTTCTTCTCTCCGACGAGATCATCGGGATGGCCATCGCCGAGATCATCGGGGGCACCTATGCCCGTTTCGAGTTCACCCGCTATGACCAGAACAAACCAGGCATCCTTGGTGAACTCGGACCGTTCCTTGACGACGCCGTCGCCGGGCTCATCGCCGGGAACACCTCGCGGCTGTACAGTGAGAGTTTCGCTCCTGGAGATGGAGAGTAG
- the cobT gene encoding nicotinate mononucleotide-dependent phosphoribosyltransferase CobT — MTFLSESPSIEYSRPLFASVLGNTALSMVPGVSGAGPSPKKTVYTPILDAEMITTGAITSMPLKPNTPTGCPTPAVITRAMTALTGIDPVFVNAGLFNLPTVPCVDVYGAPGGDPREGDAVPAAGDLLLAGERVGRLLSRCADFLVLGECVPGGTTTALCVLRALGYEARVSSSFVENPVHLKEEICRSVVDRVEREGVTDALDVVRIGGDPMMPVAAGIASTFEGTLVFAGGTQMLAVDAVLKGLGRQMVPLATTEYVRTDASANFEEAVAAVGAKAYYVDPDFGTIGDAGIGRYCEGEVKEGMGAGGAMFLARVMGYSEEEIRAAILSTVISFR; from the coding sequence ATGACATTTCTCTCAGAGTCTCCTTCTATTGAGTATTCACGACCGCTCTTTGCAAGTGTCCTTGGAAATACTGCACTCTCGATGGTGCCCGGGGTGTCGGGTGCGGGGCCGTCCCCGAAAAAGACGGTCTACACCCCGATCCTCGACGCCGAGATGATCACCACCGGGGCGATCACCTCGATGCCGCTCAAACCCAACACCCCGACCGGGTGCCCGACGCCGGCGGTGATCACCAGGGCGATGACGGCGCTCACCGGGATCGACCCGGTCTTTGTGAATGCCGGACTTTTCAACCTTCCGACGGTGCCATGCGTCGATGTCTATGGGGCACCGGGCGGCGACCCGCGCGAGGGCGACGCCGTCCCTGCGGCCGGAGATCTTCTTTTGGCCGGCGAGCGGGTCGGCCGCCTCCTCTCCAGGTGCGCCGACTTCCTGGTGCTCGGGGAGTGTGTGCCTGGCGGGACGACGACTGCCCTCTGTGTCCTGCGTGCCCTCGGATACGAGGCCAGGGTCTCGAGCAGTTTTGTCGAGAACCCCGTGCACCTGAAGGAGGAGATCTGTAGATCTGTGGTAGACCGGGTAGAGCGTGAAGGGGTGACCGACGCCCTTGACGTGGTGCGGATCGGGGGTGACCCCATGATGCCGGTGGCCGCGGGGATCGCGAGTACCTTTGAAGGCACGCTCGTCTTTGCCGGAGGCACCCAGATGCTTGCCGTCGATGCCGTGCTCAAGGGGCTTGGCAGGCAGATGGTCCCGCTTGCCACGACCGAGTATGTGCGCACCGATGCCTCGGCAAACTTCGAGGAGGCCGTGGCCGCAGTGGGGGCGAAGGCCTATTATGTGGACCCGGACTTTGGGACCATCGGCGACGCGGGGATCGGCAGGTACTGCGAGGGCGAGGTGAAGGAAGGGATGGGTGCTGGCGGCGCCATGTTCCTTGCCCGCGTGATGGGATACTCGGAAGAGGAGATCAGGGCGGCCATCCTCTCCACGGTCATATCATTCAGATAA
- a CDS encoding GMP synthase subunit A, whose amino-acid sequence MRPIFVVNNHGQFNHLIHRKLRDMEIEVAMVPNTTPPEEVAAGCRGIILGGGPSLERAGNCAKYLDLGLPVLGVCLGLHIIATARGGAVGPGAHGGYGGVNVEITGESEILTGYPGQIQVWASHADEVKEVPAGFTVYAHSDICPVEAMGSAEDRIYGVQWHPEVSHTEDGDLLFRNFERICEE is encoded by the coding sequence ATGCGTCCCATTTTTGTCGTGAACAACCATGGGCAGTTCAACCACCTCATCCACCGTAAACTGCGGGATATGGAGATCGAGGTGGCGATGGTCCCGAACACCACCCCGCCCGAAGAGGTCGCCGCGGGGTGCCGGGGGATCATCCTGGGCGGCGGCCCCTCGCTTGAGCGGGCCGGGAACTGTGCCAAGTACCTCGACCTGGGCCTGCCGGTGCTTGGGGTCTGTCTTGGTCTCCATATCATCGCGACCGCACGGGGCGGCGCCGTCGGGCCTGGCGCCCATGGCGGGTATGGCGGTGTCAATGTCGAGATCACAGGGGAAAGCGAGATCCTCACCGGGTATCCTGGGCAGATCCAGGTCTGGGCCTCCCATGCCGACGAGGTAAAAGAGGTGCCTGCGGGTTTCACCGTCTATGCACACTCTGATATCTGTCCGGTCGAGGCGATGGGGTCGGCGGAAGACCGGATCTATGGGGTCCAGTGGCACCCTGAGGTGAGTCATACCGAGGACGGAGACCTGCTCTTCAGGAACTTTGAGCGTATATGCGAGGAGTAG
- a CDS encoding YkgJ family cysteine cluster protein: protein MRGVDELAVEIKEVGFQCTRCGACCSEISEGSNLVIVSPGEVRQVAKAAGLPRDEVAEPYPEFLEGSEGSWYTFDWCLSREGGHCRFLDGEKCRVYAARPWICRTYPFMLEDDRLIVSECPGIGGAMTMEEGRAIARALLARQAAEVAEEEGIRRVLSTTSPPSGESVVVDSEGVWPVHG, encoded by the coding sequence ATGCGAGGAGTAGACGAACTCGCCGTGGAGATCAAGGAGGTGGGCTTCCAGTGCACGCGCTGCGGGGCCTGCTGCAGCGAGATCTCGGAGGGCTCGAACCTGGTCATCGTCTCCCCTGGCGAGGTGCGGCAGGTGGCGAAGGCTGCAGGTCTTCCCCGCGACGAGGTTGCAGAGCCGTACCCGGAGTTCCTTGAGGGTTCTGAAGGCTCATGGTATACCTTTGACTGGTGCCTTAGCCGTGAGGGGGGGCACTGCCGGTTCTTGGACGGCGAAAAGTGCCGGGTGTATGCCGCTCGCCCCTGGATCTGCCGGACCTATCCGTTCATGCTGGAGGACGACCGCCTCATTGTCTCTGAGTGTCCGGGGATCGGGGGGGCAATGACGATGGAAGAGGGGCGTGCCATTGCCCGCGCACTCCTTGCGCGGCAGGCAGCCGAAGTGGCCGAGGAGGAGGGGATCAGACGCGTCCTCTCCACGACTTCTCCCCCGTCAGGGGAGAGTGTGGTCGTCGACAGCGAGGGGGTGTGGCCGGTCCATGGGTGA
- a CDS encoding TraB/GumN family protein translates to MGEIRLVGTAHVSEKSIAEVRAAIEEFEPDIVGVELDAGRYQALRNGAPPPKVDEVLKGGNFSQFLFQWTLAYLQRKIGMDVGVEPGAEMMAAIDEVESRGLPLGLIDRDIRITLSRFWEGMSLWEKIKMLYALAVSVSGGADEKVDIDALTRQDVVSMALEEFRNFSPNGARALIDERDAFIARRVLELSTRYEKVLAVVGAGHVRGVGRYLSSPDLLPPEAALTAAPKKRYPWGKIIGVLVIALFALLLISIAFAGVGIEVLAWAVLYWVVINGVLAAGCTIAAGGHPLSALTAFGVAWMTSLNPLMAAGWFAAIVEAKVRKPSAADFQQIMDAETFTEMRKVPIFRVVLVAALANVGSTIGTFAYFLFIAPILGIDPTVIIPQGFGNFVEWLGGLLHL, encoded by the coding sequence ATGGGTGAGATCAGACTGGTCGGCACGGCCCATGTCTCTGAGAAGAGCATCGCCGAGGTGCGCGCCGCGATCGAGGAGTTCGAGCCCGACATCGTCGGGGTGGAACTCGACGCCGGGCGCTACCAGGCTCTCAGGAACGGGGCGCCGCCCCCGAAGGTCGACGAGGTGCTGAAAGGCGGGAACTTCTCCCAGTTCCTCTTCCAGTGGACGCTTGCCTATCTCCAGCGAAAGATCGGGATGGACGTCGGCGTCGAACCAGGTGCCGAGATGATGGCGGCCATCGACGAGGTGGAGAGCCGCGGCCTGCCCCTGGGCCTCATCGACCGCGACATCAGGATCACTCTCTCCAGGTTCTGGGAAGGGATGAGCCTCTGGGAGAAGATAAAGATGCTCTACGCCCTTGCAGTCTCGGTCTCGGGAGGAGCGGACGAGAAGGTCGACATCGACGCCCTGACCAGACAGGACGTCGTCTCGATGGCCCTGGAGGAGTTCAGGAACTTCTCGCCGAACGGGGCCAGGGCCCTCATCGACGAGCGCGACGCCTTCATCGCCCGCCGGGTCCTGGAACTCTCGACCAGGTACGAGAAGGTGCTGGCCGTGGTCGGTGCCGGGCATGTGCGGGGGGTGGGGCGCTACCTCTCTTCGCCAGACCTCCTTCCGCCTGAGGCGGCACTCACTGCTGCCCCCAAGAAGCGCTATCCCTGGGGAAAGATCATCGGCGTCCTGGTCATCGCCCTCTTTGCCCTCCTCCTCATCTCAATCGCCTTTGCGGGGGTTGGGATCGAGGTGCTTGCCTGGGCGGTGCTGTACTGGGTGGTGATCAATGGGGTGCTCGCCGCCGGGTGCACCATCGCCGCCGGGGGCCACCCGCTCTCTGCCCTCACGGCCTTTGGGGTGGCATGGATGACTTCTCTCAACCCCCTGATGGCTGCCGGGTGGTTTGCCGCCATCGTGGAGGCGAAGGTCAGGAAACCCTCGGCCGCCGACTTTCAGCAGATCATGGATGCCGAGACTTTCACTGAGATGCGGAAGGTGCCGATCTTCAGGGTGGTGCTCGTCGCCGCTCTGGCAAATGTCGGGTCGACCATCGGGACGTTTGCATACTTCCTCTTCATCGCCCCGATCCTCGGGATCGATCCCACGGTGATCATCCCGCAGGGCTTTGGGAACTTTGTGGAGTGGCTGGGGGGGCTGCTTCACCTCTGA
- a CDS encoding nitroreductase family protein, which produces MYLGPNLGLTILKTRHSIRKYKDDPIEEKIIKNALECAHLAPTARNEQPWLFGVVKEKETLEKIADLADHGRFIKDAPICFAVFGKRDAEYYLEDCSAATVQLILGLWAYGVGSCWVAGEKKEYAEAVRELLDVPEEYTLVSLLPAGYPMDVKIADKKILDDIVFEEKYSQE; this is translated from the coding sequence ATGTATCTTGGTCCGAATCTTGGGCTTACCATCCTTAAGACGCGTCATTCTATCCGGAAGTACAAGGACGACCCCATCGAGGAGAAGATCATCAAAAATGCCCTCGAATGTGCTCATCTTGCTCCGACCGCCAGGAACGAACAGCCCTGGCTCTTCGGGGTGGTGAAGGAGAAGGAGACCCTCGAAAAGATCGCCGACCTCGCCGACCACGGGAGATTCATCAAGGATGCCCCGATCTGTTTTGCAGTCTTTGGCAAGAGGGACGCAGAGTACTATCTTGAGGACTGCTCTGCGGCTACGGTCCAACTTATCCTTGGACTCTGGGCCTATGGCGTGGGTTCGTGCTGGGTGGCGGGCGAGAAGAAGGAGTATGCCGAGGCAGTCCGCGAACTCCTTGACGTCCCGGAGGAGTACACTCTTGTCTCTCTCCTCCCGGCCGGGTATCCGATGGATGTGAAGATCGCCGATAAGAAGATTCTTGATGACATCGTCTTTGAGGAGAAGTATTCGCAGGAGTGA
- the cbiT gene encoding precorrin-6Y C5,15-methyltransferase (decarboxylating) subunit CbiT, protein MDKGLRGGPTQDEVAAVALWHLRLAPGCAFADVGCGTGTIAVAAARTAGRVVAIDRRPEAAACTREAAETAGVENIETVCGEAAEVLEGCGPLDAAFVGGSQDLERVLGVLAGEVHGRVVVDCVLLETLHRAVDTMQALGIFKEVISLQVAHSHALGQGMMMRPANPVWLVIGEVA, encoded by the coding sequence ATGGATAAGGGACTTCGAGGCGGACCGACGCAGGACGAAGTGGCAGCGGTCGCCCTCTGGCACCTGAGGCTTGCGCCTGGATGTGCCTTTGCAGATGTCGGGTGCGGGACCGGGACAATCGCTGTGGCCGCGGCCAGGACCGCTGGTCGGGTGGTTGCCATCGACCGTCGGCCCGAGGCGGCGGCCTGCACAAGAGAGGCGGCGGAGACGGCAGGTGTCGAGAACATCGAGACAGTCTGCGGCGAGGCCGCCGAGGTCCTTGAGGGGTGCGGTCCCCTTGACGCCGCCTTTGTCGGGGGGTCGCAAGACCTTGAACGCGTGCTCGGCGTGCTTGCCGGGGAGGTGCACGGCCGGGTGGTTGTCGACTGCGTCCTCCTCGAAACGCTCCACCGGGCAGTGGACACGATGCAGGCTCTCGGGATCTTCAAGGAGGTCATCTCCCTCCAGGTGGCACACTCTCACGCCCTCGGGCAGGGGATGATGATGCGCCCGGCCAACCCTGTCTGGCTTGTCATCGGGGAGGTGGCCTGA
- a CDS encoding cobalt-factor II C(20)-methyltransferase, with protein sequence MLVGVGIGPGDPELLTVKAVRLIQEAEVVYVPGRVAARIIAPYRTDVEVLSFPMTGDEVEIARCMEKNADTVAGPAANGLCVFCILGDPNFYGTFGRLSAVLAERHPAVRCATVPGISAITAFASVADVPVSGGIGVSDGSEEESRLLLKVTHPKETAARLRAEGFTDFVLVERMYMDGEQVYQGDELPEKSSYFSVLFARR encoded by the coding sequence ATGCTGGTCGGCGTCGGGATCGGCCCTGGCGACCCTGAACTCCTGACCGTCAAGGCCGTGCGTCTGATCCAGGAGGCCGAGGTGGTCTATGTCCCGGGCCGGGTGGCCGCCAGGATCATCGCCCCGTACCGCACCGATGTCGAGGTTCTCTCCTTCCCCATGACCGGGGACGAGGTCGAGATCGCACGGTGCATGGAGAAGAACGCCGATACCGTGGCGGGACCGGCGGCGAACGGGCTCTGCGTCTTCTGCATCCTCGGCGACCCGAACTTCTACGGGACCTTTGGGAGGCTCTCGGCCGTCCTCGCCGAACGTCACCCCGCGGTCAGGTGCGCGACCGTCCCAGGCATCAGCGCGATCACCGCCTTTGCCTCGGTCGCGGACGTCCCGGTCTCAGGCGGGATCGGGGTGAGCGACGGGTCTGAGGAAGAGAGCCGTCTCCTCCTCAAGGTGACGCACCCCAAGGAGACGGCCGCACGTCTCCGTGCCGAGGGGTTCACCGACTTTGTCCTGGTGGAGCGGATGTATATGGACGGCGAACAGGTCTATCAGGGCGATGAACTCCCTGAGAAGAGCAGTTATTTTAGTGTACTCTTTGCGAGGCGGTGA